The Starkeya sp. ORNL1 DNA window CTTCACCAGACCTTTGACGAGATCGATCGCCTGGCGATAGGTCACCCCGCCGGGCTGCGGAAAGGCGACGGCGGGCATCACGGCTGGATCGAAGCCGTCCGCATCGATGGTGAGATAATAACGGCCTCCATCGGGAATGAGGTCGAGCAAGGACTTGGTCCCCATGTCCTCCCACTCGGCATGGGTGACGATGGTCGCGCCATAGGCTTTTGCGTCCGCGACCTCGCCGGGCCGGGCACTGCCTTGCCCGCGTATGCCGACCTGGAAGATTTTGTCGATATGGGCCATCTCCGAAGCGCGCCGGATCGTGCTGGAATAGCCCTGCGTCACGCCGTTGACGTCGTGGCGCCAGTCGAGATGCGCGTCGAGATGAACCAGCGTGATCGGGCCCTGGTCGTCGAGAGCGCGGAAAATCGGGATCGGAATGCCGTGGTCGCCGCCGATCGAGATCGGCAGGGCTCCGGCAGCGAGGATCTTGCGGATCGCCGCTTCCGCGAGCCTGTAATGCTCGCCAAGCCGGTTCGCGTCGCCCGGAACGTCGCCGACGTCGACGACCTTGATGTCCTTGCCGTCGAACACCGGTCCGCCGATGTCGAAGTCATGGCGATCCAGGGACTGGCTGATTCGGCTCGAAGCCCGCCGAACCGCGGTCGGAGCATTGGTCTGGTCGTTGATCAATTCATCGATGGCGTAGGGATCGCCATAGGGCATGCCGATGATGGCGACGTCCGCCCTGAGGCTGTCGAGATCGGCGGCGAACGGGAAGTTCATGAAGGTCTGGAAGACGCCACGCGGTGCGGTCGTAAGCTTGGACATGGGTGCCATCGATGCTGGAGTGCCTGGGATAGGTCAGAGCTCGAAGCCCTGTCGAACGGCTTGCGTGACCAGTTCGACATGGTCGTCGAGCAGCCATTGGCCCTTTTCGGAAGCGGCGCGCTCGGCGCGCGCGAGCACGCCCGATGCCGGAATGAAGCCCGAAGGCTGCGGATAGCGGTCATAGGCAGGCACGCGCGCCGGCCCATCGCTCGGCACCTTGCCCATGTCGACGAGGTCCGGGCGCAGCAGTAGCATGAAGGAGGTCTCGAGCAGGGAGGCGTGCTCGAGCTCGGTGCCGGGAAACCCCTCCGGAAAAAGCCGGTCGAGCGTCTCGCGGCGCACGAAGTCCCAGTACTCCAGCCGCAATATCTGCATGTCGGTGATGCCGTCGCGGCGCAATTCGCGCAAGGCGAGGTCGATCCCTTCGATGGCCGGCCACATGTTCTCGAAGTGACCGCAGGCCACGACCACGCGTCGTACGCCATCATGGCCGAGACCGCGGATCACGTCGCGCACGACCAAGGAAAGCGTGTGTGCGTCGAGGCTGATGGTGCCGGGAAACGACTCGCCGCCGCCCGAGCGCGGTTGCGACTTGTAGCCATAGGGCACGGCGGGCGCGACCACACCGCCGATGTTGCGCGCCACCCGCTCGCACACGGAGGTCGGCAGGATGACGTCGACGCCGAGCGCCATATGCGGGCCGTGCTGCTCGGTTGCGCCGAGCGGCAGGAAAACCGTCGCGCCCTGGCGGACTTTCTCGGCGAATTCCGGCCAGCTGAGTTCGGCCATCAATGCGCTGTCGTTCACTTGGGTCTCCTTCCCTGTGCGCTCAGATCGCCGTGGACCGCCACGGCCGGCGCTTGAAGCGATCAATTCCCGAGCGCTCGGCCAATGAATTCGCCGCGGCCTGCGCGCGCTCGCGGACGGCCTTCTCGTCCACGCTGGTCACCACGCCCTTCCGCACCACGAATGCGCCGTCGACCATGACGTCGCTGACCTCATGTCCGAGGGCCGAGTAGACGATGGCCGACACCGGATTGTGGATCGGCGTCATGAAGGCGTTCTCGTAGTCGATGACGATCAGGTCGGCCTTCTTGCCGACCTCGACCGAGCCGATCTCCCTATCCAGTCCGACCGCTCGCGCGCCATCGATGGTCGCCATCTCCAGCACCTTCTCCGCGGTGATGACGGTGGCGTCGCGAGTCAGGCCCTTGGGCACCAGCGCGGCGAATTTCAGCGCCTGGAACAGGCTGTGATTATTGCTGCTGGCTGGGCCGTCGGAAGCAAGGCCGACCGTGATGCCGGCCATGAGCATCTCCGGGATCGCGGGGTAGCCGGACGCGAGATAGAGGTTGCTGCAGGGATTGTGCGAGACCTTCACGTCGTGATGACGCAGGACGCGCAAATCGTGCTTGTTGCACTGCACGCAGTGCACGGCCAGCACATCGGGGCCGAGGAAGCCGATCTCGCTGAGCAGTTCGGCATCGGTGCAAGAATATTGCGAGAACGCACGCTGAATCTCGAAGTCGGTCTCTGCCAGATGCGTGGTGACAAGTGCTCCCTCTTCGCTGGCAACCTGGCGAACGCGTCGGAAGCCCTCGGCTTCCACCGTCCAGATCATGCAGGGCGCCAGCCCGACCTGCACCCGCGCATCGGGTGTGTTGTGCGTGCGGATCAGGCTGCGGGCATGGGCCGTCGCTGCCGCCGAATCCTCGATGAGATGTTCGGGAACGCCGAATTCCTGGCCGGCGCTCAGGAACCCGCGGCAGACGAAGCCCCGTATCCCGGTTTCGTGGAACGCCTTCACCACATTCTCGGTCATGCCGGGCCGCGAATTGATGTACTGGAAATCGACCAGCGTCGTGACGCCCGAGCGCAACGATTCCACGCAGCCGTGCAGCGCCGCGATGTAGCTGTCGTCGCTGGTGAGTTCGCATGCCGCGGGCAGCGTCATGCAGGTGAACCATTTCTTCAGGACCATGTCATCGCCGAGACCCTTGAGCAGGGTCTGGAACAGATGGGTGTGCGTGTTGACCATGCCGGGCATGACGATCCTGCCACGGCAGTCGATGGTTTCTGCATCAGGGTGCGCCTCGCACAGCTGCCGGCGGGTACCGATCGCGGCGATACGCTGGCCTTCGATGTAGATGCTGGCGCTGTCAAGCACCTCGCGACGATCATTCATGGTGATCAACCATGCGTCGGCGAGGATCACCCCCATTTCTTCTTTCTCCCGAAACGCCTTTTCGCGTGGTGCAATGGGTAAATCTTAGCGCCAAACGGAGCGCACTTAATGAGGAATTCGCTGAACTAAGTTTCGTATATTCCCGATGTACACCGCGCGGACTTGCTGTGACCGTTGGGCAAGGTGATCCGGCGGGCGGAAGCACCGCGATGAAGATTCGGATATGCGCGCCGTCACCGTCGAGCAGCCTGGAAATCTGGACGCCCTGGCCGTCGTCGAACTCGCCGATCCGCAGCCACGCTCCGGCGAGGTGCTGGTCGCGGTCGATTATGCGGCATGCAACTGGGGCGACATCCAGAAGCGCCAGGGGATCTATCCGGATCCGATGACCTATCCGCTGGTGCTTGGCGGCGAAGGTGCCGGCACCGTGATTGCCGTCGGCACCGGCGTCGAGACCCTCGCCATCGGGCAGCCGGTGGCATTCATCAGCGGGAGGGACATGCTGCGGGCCTTCGCCGACGAGGTCGCTATCCCGGCGGAATTGGTCGTGCCGTTGCCACCCGGTTTCGACCGGGCCAAGGCAGCGGCGCTACCGGTCGCGGCGCTGACGGCCTATCACCTGCTCCACACGGCGCATCATCTGCGTGCAGGCGACCGGATTCTGGTCCACGCCATCAGTGGCGGCGTCGGGCTCGCCTTGACTCAACTGGTCCGGGATGCCGGCGCGATCGTGCTCGGCACGGTCGGCACGGGGGACAAGGCGGCGCAGGCCCTCGCGCTGGGCGCCGAGCGGGTCATCGCTCGCGACGTCGAGGATTTCGTCGAGGTGATCATGCGGATGACCGATGGAGCGGGCATCGACCTCGTCATCGACTCCCTGGGGGCCGATATACTGGAGCGCAGCTTCGACGTGCTGCGCCCGTTCGGCCGGCTCATCAATATCGGCGAAGCCGCGGGGGACCCCGAATTCGACGTGCGCAAAGCGCTTTACAGGCGCTCGACCTCGATGGCCGGCTTCGAACTCATGCATGCTGTACCCGGTTCGCCGCGATGGAATGCCGGTGTGCGCCATGTGATGCAGGCGCTGGAGGCGGGAACGCTGGAGATGCCGATCGCTGCCGAGTTCCCGCTGGAGGAGATC harbors:
- a CDS encoding agmatinase yields the protein MNFPFAADLDSLRADVAIIGMPYGDPYAIDELINDQTNAPTAVRRASSRISQSLDRHDFDIGGPVFDGKDIKVVDVGDVPGDANRLGEHYRLAEAAIRKILAAGALPISIGGDHGIPIPIFRALDDQGPITLVHLDAHLDWRHDVNGVTQGYSSTIRRASEMAHIDKIFQVGIRGQGSARPGEVADAKAYGATIVTHAEWEDMGTKSLLDLIPDGGRYYLTIDADGFDPAVMPAVAFPQPGGVTYRQAIDLVKGLVKKGRVVGMDFVEITPARDINDLTSITAGHIILNFIGAAVRAGYFQSGESTGSPTSPR
- a CDS encoding creatininase; the encoded protein is MNDSALMAELSWPEFAEKVRQGATVFLPLGATEQHGPHMALGVDVILPTSVCERVARNIGGVVAPAVPYGYKSQPRSGGGESFPGTISLDAHTLSLVVRDVIRGLGHDGVRRVVVACGHFENMWPAIEGIDLALRELRRDGITDMQILRLEYWDFVRRETLDRLFPEGFPGTELEHASLLETSFMLLLRPDLVDMGKVPSDGPARVPAYDRYPQPSGFIPASGVLARAERAASEKGQWLLDDHVELVTQAVRQGFEL
- a CDS encoding amidohydrolase; translation: MGVILADAWLITMNDRREVLDSASIYIEGQRIAAIGTRRQLCEAHPDAETIDCRGRIVMPGMVNTHTHLFQTLLKGLGDDMVLKKWFTCMTLPAACELTSDDSYIAALHGCVESLRSGVTTLVDFQYINSRPGMTENVVKAFHETGIRGFVCRGFLSAGQEFGVPEHLIEDSAAATAHARSLIRTHNTPDARVQVGLAPCMIWTVEAEGFRRVRQVASEEGALVTTHLAETDFEIQRAFSQYSCTDAELLSEIGFLGPDVLAVHCVQCNKHDLRVLRHHDVKVSHNPCSNLYLASGYPAIPEMLMAGITVGLASDGPASSNNHSLFQALKFAALVPKGLTRDATVITAEKVLEMATIDGARAVGLDREIGSVEVGKKADLIVIDYENAFMTPIHNPVSAIVYSALGHEVSDVMVDGAFVVRKGVVTSVDEKAVRERAQAAANSLAERSGIDRFKRRPWRSTAI
- a CDS encoding zinc-binding dehydrogenase, giving the protein MRAVTVEQPGNLDALAVVELADPQPRSGEVLVAVDYAACNWGDIQKRQGIYPDPMTYPLVLGGEGAGTVIAVGTGVETLAIGQPVAFISGRDMLRAFADEVAIPAELVVPLPPGFDRAKAAALPVAALTAYHLLHTAHHLRAGDRILVHAISGGVGLALTQLVRDAGAIVLGTVGTGDKAAQALALGAERVIARDVEDFVEVIMRMTDGAGIDLVIDSLGADILERSFDVLRPFGRLINIGEAAGDPEFDVRKALYRRSTSMAGFELMHAVPGSPRWNAGVRHVMQALEAGTLEMPIAAEFPLEEIRDAQALLESRRTIGKVLIRVRGER